One Primulina huaijiensis isolate GDHJ02 chromosome 8, ASM1229523v2, whole genome shotgun sequence genomic region harbors:
- the LOC140983041 gene encoding uncharacterized protein yields the protein MECNRDEALRAKSIAEGKLEKKDFAGAKKFAMKAQTLYPGLDGISQMMATLDVHVSAENKINGEVDWYGVLGVKPTADDETIRKQYRMFALMLHPDKNKSVGADGAFKLVSEAWSMLSDTAKRLAYNLRRGSKGFQLKVPMHNTGSSAPRANGCYDFARTASVPKTQNNNVKVPSMPTPTPSYKRTDTVPKTQKNNVKVPSVPTLTPSYQRTDTFWTICRRCDMHYEYLKVYLNNTLLCPNCKEAFRASETAPPISFPQVTNQVPQQRQQNSGNHVASQNAYSLGRNGATGKKSASDQYDLNPFRHANHLKNPLSETANVRSMDPSIAAKAASVVQQAQDKLKRAYTESNAPTGWEAHTKKKKMDDDVSKYGMSSNIAQAHNGFGTSSATAGSRIYGFFGMSHQPDSATDLTPVETRNMLMEKARKEISKKLIEWRLETVTKPDYKEKDKAKSSDKEIRRSTSKIAERAECQVNRFYGDKQTKDPAMAPITVPDSDFHDFDLDRTEGSFGDNEVWAAYDDDDGMPRFYALINKVISRKPFKLRISWLSSRTNTEFSSLDWVSSGFYKTCGEFRVGRYETCKHLNAFSHKVNWSKGLRGSILILPQKGDIWAVYRNWSSDWNEHTLDEVIHKYDMVTVLDDYSEEHGVSVAPLVKINSFRTVFRPNMEPNLIKRIPKEEMFRFSHRVPNHLLTGQEAEKAPKGCLELDPAATPLELIIQGTKQAEVPVETVSEQVTKSIEITN from the coding sequence ATGGAGTGCAATAGAGATGAAGCCCTCAGGGCCAAATCAATTGCTGAGGGTAAGTTAGAGAAAAAGGACTTCGCCGGTGCAAAAAAATTTGCCATGAAAGCTCAGACTCTATATCCAGGGCTGGATGGTATATCACAAATGATGGCCACACTTGACGTGCATGTTTCTGCTGAGAATAAGATAAATGGGGAAGTAGATTGGTATGGAGTGCTTGGTGTGAAGCCCACAGCTGATGATGAAACTATAAGAAAACAATACCGAATGTTTGCCCTCATGCTGCATCCCGATAAAAATAAATCTGTTGGTGCTGATGGTGCATTTAAACTTGTTTCAGAGGCATGGTCTATGCTATCAGATACAGCTAAGAGGTTGGCGTATAACCTTAGGAGGGGCTCGAAAGGGTTCCAACTGAAAGTCCCAATGCATAATACTGGTTCATCAGCACCAAGGGCAAATGGGTGTTACGATTTTGCTAGGACAGCATCTGTTCCAAAGACCCAGAACAATAATGTGAAGGTGCCTTCTATGCCAACCCCTACTCCATCCTATAAAAGAACTGATACAGTTCCGAAGACCCAGAAAAATAATGTGAAGGTGCCTTCTGTGCCAACCCTTACGCCATCCTATCAAAGAACTGATACTTTTTGGACTATCTGTCGTCGATGCGATATGCACTACGAGTATCTAAAGGTTTATCTCAATAATACTCTTCTGTGCCCCAATTGTAAGGAGGCCTTCAGGGCTTCAGAGACAGCACCACCAATCAGTTTTCCCCAAGTAACTAATCAAGTTCCTCAACAGCGACAGCAGAATTCAGGTAATCATGTAGCTAGTCAAAATGCTTATAGTTTGGGAAGAAATGGTGCAACTGGTAAAAAATCCGCATCTGACCAATATGATCTAAATCCATTTCGTCATGCAAATCACTTGAAGAATCCGCTTTCGGAAACGGCTAATGTACGCAGCATGGATCCTTCAATTGCAGCAAAAGCTGCTAGTGTTGTTCAGCAAGCACAGGATAAGTTGAAAAGAGCATACACTGAATCAAATGCCCCTACTGGGTGGGAGGCACAtacgaaaaagaaaaaaatggatGATGATGTTAGTAAATATGGAATGAGCTCTAATATTGCTCAGGCCCATAATGGCTTTGGAACTTCCAGTGCGACTGCAGGATCAAGGATTTATGGTTTTTTTGGGATGTCCCATCAACCAGATAGCGCTACAGACCTGACACCTGTTGAAACACGAAATATGCTAATGGAGAAGGCTAGAAAGGAGATTTCAAAGAAGCTAATTGAATGGCGGTTGGAAACAGTTACTAAGCCTGATTATAAAGAGAAAGACAAGGCTAAATCAAGTGACAAAGAGATTCGCAGAAGCACCAGCAAGATAGCTGAGCGAGCAGAATGTCAGGTTAACCGATTTTATGGTGATAAACAGACAAAGGATCCTGCAATGGCACCAATAACTGTTCCGGATTCCGATTTTCATGATTTTGACCTGGATAGAACTGAAGGTTCTTTTGGAGATAATGAGGTTTGGGCAgcatatgatgatgatgatggcaTGCCCCGTTTCTATGCACTGATTAATAAGGTGATATCTAGGAAGCCCTTTAAGTTGAGGATCAGCTGGCTTAGCTCGAGAACCAACACCGAATTCAGCTCTCTAGATTGGGTAAGCTCAGGTTTCTACAAAACATGTGGGGAGTTTAGGGTGGGCAGATATGAGACCTGCAAACATCTAAACGCTTTCTCTCATAAGGTTAACTGGTCAAAAGGGCTGCGTGGAAGCATACTAATCCTCCCCCAAAAGGGTGATATTTGGGCAGTTTACAGAAACTGGTCATCTGATTGGAACGAGCACACACTTGATGAAGTTATACACAAATATGACATGGTAACTGTACTAGATGACTATAGTGAGGAACATGGTGTATCTGTCGCTCCTCTCGTGAAGATTAACAGTTTCAGGACAGTATTCCGTCCCAACATGGAGCCAAATTTAATCAAGAGGATACCGAAGGAAGAGATGTTTAGATTTTCTCATCGGGTCCCAAACCACTTGCTTACCGGTCAAGAGGCAGAAAAAGCCCCAAAAGGATGCCTGGAATTGGATCCAGCAGCTACCCCATTGGAACTTATTATTCAGGGTACTAAACAAGCTGAGGTACCAGTAGAAACTGTTAGTGAACAGGTGACGAAAAGTATCGAGATTACAAATTAA